In one Chitinivorax tropicus genomic region, the following are encoded:
- the trpC gene encoding indole-3-glycerol phosphate synthase TrpC, protein MSDILNTILKVKHQEVAAARAAKSLEQLREQALAQAPARDFVGAIRQKLQQGLPAVIAEIKKASPSKGVIRPDFQPAEIAGSYAEHGAACLSVLTDRQFFQGDVSYLQAARAACNLPVLRKDFLVDEYQVVEARAMGADCILLIAAALDLPTMQHFEQVAASLGMAVLVEVHDEMELQAALQLQTPLIGVNNRNLRTFEVSLDATLALLPKIGSDRIVVTESGILTPADVLQMRTHAVHTFLVGEAFMRAPSPGQELARLFF, encoded by the coding sequence ATGTCGGACATCCTGAATACCATCCTGAAGGTCAAACACCAGGAAGTAGCCGCTGCGCGTGCTGCTAAATCACTTGAACAACTGCGTGAGCAGGCTTTGGCGCAAGCACCCGCCAGGGATTTTGTCGGTGCGATCCGCCAAAAATTGCAGCAAGGCCTGCCCGCTGTCATCGCTGAAATCAAAAAAGCCAGCCCCAGCAAAGGGGTGATCCGACCGGATTTTCAGCCAGCGGAGATCGCCGGCAGCTATGCTGAGCATGGTGCGGCCTGTCTGTCAGTGTTGACTGATCGTCAGTTCTTTCAAGGCGATGTCAGTTACCTGCAAGCCGCACGGGCCGCGTGTAACCTGCCCGTGTTGCGCAAGGACTTCCTGGTGGACGAATACCAAGTGGTCGAAGCGCGGGCAATGGGGGCTGATTGCATTCTACTGATTGCCGCCGCCCTGGATCTGCCCACCATGCAACACTTCGAACAGGTCGCAGCATCGCTGGGCATGGCCGTGTTGGTTGAAGTGCATGATGAGATGGAATTGCAAGCCGCATTGCAACTGCAAACCCCGCTCATTGGCGTCAACAACCGCAATCTACGTACTTTCGAAGTGTCATTGGACGCTACCCTGGCGCTGTTGCCCAAGATCGGATCCGATCGGATCGTGGTGACAGAAAGCGGCATCTTGACGCCAGCTGATGTGCTACAGATGCGCACACATGCCGTCCACACCTTTTTGGTCGGTGAGGCATTCATGCGCGCCCCATCGCCTGGACAGGAGCTGGCAAGGCTATTCTTCTGA
- a CDS encoding DUF2189 domain-containing protein, which produces MFQPAVPAHQAADVKMENKNDSRGDDPMQDMLQQEQAVPSFPTIRNVPIQAAFRWLHLALRDIRRAPFPCLFYGVVFSLMGLLLHWMFVAAPHQTITLATGFMLVGPFLAMGLYETSRRLEAHEQVSLLTTLTAWRNNLSGIGLFAMILALMFAGWMRVSVVVFALFYTDQIPTLDSMLSTTFFTEDNLSFLLVYFSSGFIFALLVFAISVVSIPMLLDRDGDTLIAIFTSSLAMWRNPAAMTVWGLIVVSACLIGFLTYYIGLIITMPIIGLASWHAYRDLVDQL; this is translated from the coding sequence ATGTTTCAACCTGCGGTTCCGGCCCATCAGGCCGCTGACGTCAAGATGGAAAACAAGAACGATTCCCGAGGAGACGACCCCATGCAGGACATGCTGCAGCAGGAGCAGGCTGTACCCAGTTTTCCCACGATCCGCAATGTTCCGATCCAGGCCGCGTTCAGGTGGCTGCACCTCGCCCTCCGGGACATACGCCGTGCGCCTTTCCCCTGTTTGTTCTATGGGGTCGTGTTCAGCCTGATGGGGCTGTTGTTGCATTGGATGTTTGTTGCCGCCCCACATCAGACCATCACCTTGGCAACCGGCTTCATGTTGGTCGGCCCCTTTCTGGCGATGGGTCTGTATGAAACCAGCCGGCGGCTGGAGGCCCACGAACAGGTTTCCTTGCTGACGACGCTGACGGCGTGGCGCAACAATCTGTCTGGAATCGGCTTGTTTGCCATGATCCTGGCGTTGATGTTTGCAGGCTGGATGCGGGTGTCAGTGGTGGTCTTCGCTCTCTTCTACACAGATCAGATCCCCACGCTGGACAGTATGTTATCGACGACTTTTTTTACTGAGGACAATCTGTCTTTTCTGCTGGTGTATTTCAGCAGCGGTTTCATCTTTGCCCTGCTGGTGTTCGCCATCAGCGTGGTATCCATCCCCATGCTGCTCGACCGCGATGGAGACACCTTGATCGCCATCTTCACCAGTAGCCTGGCGATGTGGCGCAACCCAGCGGCCATGACCGTTTGGGGGCTGATCGTGGTCAGCGCTTGCCTCATCGGGTTTCTGACCTACTACATCGGCCTGATCATCACCATGCCGATCATCGGCTTGGCCAGCTGGCACGCTTATCGGGACTTGGTTGATCAGTTGTGA
- a CDS encoding SDR family oxidoreductase — MATEPDRRSTGDKQGDLVKMLQGKRIWITGASSGIGAATTRALADSGAELVLTARRENLLDSLAQEVAQAGGKALTRPVDVSDRAAMEALGKELATLGGVDILINNAGVMPLSPMHMVRVDEWERIIDVNLKGALYAMAAVLPGMKERKRGHIINLSSVAATVTFASAAVFCASKAGLRAVSDALRKEALHYGVRVTDIQPGAVATELPKSIRVDPIREEVTSKGGVWGPDAEILRPEDVASAIMFAISQPDHVDVSEILLRPRLQEH, encoded by the coding sequence ATGGCAACTGAACCTGATAGGCGTAGCACAGGTGACAAACAGGGAGATCTGGTAAAGATGTTGCAAGGCAAGCGGATATGGATTACAGGCGCATCAAGCGGAATCGGTGCCGCGACTACGCGTGCGCTTGCTGACAGCGGGGCGGAACTCGTTCTGACGGCACGCCGGGAAAACCTGCTGGACAGCCTGGCGCAAGAGGTGGCTCAGGCAGGTGGGAAGGCGTTGACCCGCCCGGTGGATGTATCGGACCGGGCAGCCATGGAGGCATTGGGTAAAGAGCTGGCCACCTTGGGTGGGGTCGATATCCTGATCAATAACGCGGGCGTCATGCCGCTGTCACCAATGCACATGGTGCGGGTCGATGAGTGGGAGCGGATCATCGATGTCAACCTGAAAGGTGCGCTGTATGCCATGGCGGCAGTATTGCCTGGCATGAAAGAGCGTAAGCGTGGCCACATCATCAACCTGAGCTCGGTGGCGGCCACGGTCACGTTTGCCTCTGCAGCCGTGTTCTGTGCAAGCAAAGCAGGGCTTCGGGCCGTGTCAGATGCGTTACGCAAAGAGGCGCTGCACTATGGGGTAAGGGTGACAGATATCCAACCCGGCGCGGTGGCAACCGAGCTGCCGAAGAGCATCCGTGTCGATCCGATCCGGGAAGAGGTCACATCCAAGGGTGGGGTATGGGGGCCGGATGCTGAAATCCTCAGGCCAGAAGACGTTGCCTCAGCCATCATGTTCGCCATTTCACAGCCCGACCATGTCGATGTCAGCGAAATCCTGCTCAGGCCCCGATTGCAAGAGCATTGA
- a CDS encoding D-2-hydroxyacid dehydrogenase — MTCKIVFLDRGSLPATLRAPRFAHEWQDYPQTSPDQVTARLQGAQIAITNKVPITRAMLQALPDLQLIAVAATGVNPIDLAACRDHGVSVCNIRDYARHTVPEHVMMLILALSRNLLAYRQSVDAGEWQQSSQFCLFQHPVRDLADMTIGIFGKGSLGEGVARLAQAFGMQVLFAERKGEAHTRPGYIPFDEVLAQADVISLHLPACDATQHTLSHREFALMKRDALVINTARGSLVDEFALAEALSQHRIGGAGLDVISQEPPRDSNPLLDLRHPNLIITPHCAWLGSGALAELSGQLIGNIESFVAGQPHNLVT, encoded by the coding sequence ATGACTTGCAAGATTGTATTTCTTGATCGTGGCAGCCTGCCTGCCACCCTCCGCGCGCCCCGGTTTGCCCATGAATGGCAGGACTACCCACAGACATCGCCCGATCAGGTCACAGCCCGCTTGCAAGGGGCACAGATCGCCATCACCAACAAGGTGCCGATCACCCGCGCCATGTTGCAGGCTTTACCGGATCTACAGCTGATCGCAGTAGCGGCAACCGGTGTCAACCCAATCGATCTGGCGGCCTGCCGGGATCACGGCGTCAGCGTCTGCAATATCCGCGACTACGCCCGGCATACCGTGCCAGAACATGTGATGATGCTGATCCTGGCGCTGTCGCGGAATCTGCTGGCCTATCGGCAATCAGTTGATGCGGGCGAATGGCAGCAGTCGTCCCAGTTCTGTCTGTTCCAGCACCCGGTGCGGGACCTGGCGGACATGACCATCGGCATCTTTGGCAAGGGCTCACTGGGTGAAGGGGTCGCCAGACTGGCACAGGCATTTGGCATGCAGGTCTTGTTTGCCGAACGTAAAGGCGAGGCCCACACTCGACCCGGCTACATACCATTTGACGAGGTGCTGGCACAGGCCGATGTGATTTCGCTACATTTGCCCGCGTGTGATGCCACGCAGCACACTTTGTCCCATCGTGAATTTGCGCTGATGAAGCGTGACGCGCTAGTGATCAACACTGCACGGGGCAGCCTGGTCGATGAATTCGCGCTGGCTGAGGCGCTCAGCCAGCATCGGATCGGTGGCGCAGGGCTGGATGTCATCAGCCAGGAGCCGCCTCGGGACAGCAATCCACTGCTCGATCTCAGGCACCCCAACCTGATCATCACCCCGCATTGCGCCTGGCTGGGCTCTGGTGCGCTCGCGGAGCTGAGCGGACAGCTGATCGGCAACATTGAATCATTTGTCGCAGGCCAGCCACACAATCTGGTGACATAA
- a CDS encoding LysR family transcriptional regulator, translating to MRPDINRLALFVNVAQAGGFTAAADRLGVAKSMVSQQIAQLEAELGVALFARTTRRVTLTEAGETLLSQCEPLLSALLDAVSDIGSGTAVLRGRLKITAPSDYAARVLAPVLARFALKHPDLQLELLATDQQIDLVAEGVDLALRMGALADSNLRAARLGQFAQVPVASPDLVQRVGRPTAPEALADMPWLALTALRAPLSWRFTGQTGQVCAVRLKSVFRANSTGVLLEMARAGLGGVVLPDYMLADDIARGTLIHLVPTWQLPMGGIYVVYPAVRQVPVKVRMLIDHLRQYFT from the coding sequence ATGCGACCGGATATCAACAGGCTGGCATTGTTTGTGAATGTGGCACAGGCTGGCGGGTTCACCGCAGCAGCTGATCGACTTGGCGTCGCAAAATCGATGGTCAGCCAGCAGATCGCACAGCTTGAAGCGGAATTGGGTGTTGCGTTGTTTGCCCGTACCACCCGACGTGTCACATTGACAGAGGCGGGTGAGACGCTCCTTTCACAATGCGAGCCGTTGCTGAGTGCATTGTTGGATGCGGTATCCGATATTGGTAGCGGAACAGCCGTGTTGCGAGGGCGCCTGAAAATCACTGCCCCATCGGATTACGCAGCACGAGTGCTTGCACCGGTTCTGGCTCGATTTGCGCTGAAACATCCGGACTTACAGCTGGAGCTGCTGGCAACCGACCAGCAAATTGATCTGGTTGCCGAGGGCGTCGATTTGGCACTGCGGATGGGGGCGTTGGCGGATTCCAATCTACGTGCGGCACGGTTGGGGCAGTTTGCGCAGGTTCCAGTCGCGTCGCCCGATCTGGTACAGCGCGTGGGCAGACCCACGGCACCGGAAGCACTGGCCGATATGCCTTGGCTGGCGCTGACCGCGCTTCGTGCACCCTTGTCCTGGCGTTTTACTGGGCAGACGGGGCAGGTTTGTGCCGTCAGGCTCAAATCTGTATTCCGCGCCAATTCGACAGGGGTGCTTCTGGAAATGGCGCGGGCTGGCCTGGGTGGTGTCGTCCTACCTGACTATATGTTGGCCGATGACATTGCACGGGGCACGCTGATCCATCTGGTGCCAACATGGCAGCTGCCGATGGGTGGGATCTATGTTGTTTACCCAGCGGTGCGGCAGGTGCCGGTCAAAGTCAGGATGTTGATCGATCACCTGCGGCAGTATTTCACTTGA
- a CDS encoding NAD(P)-dependent oxidoreductase encodes MKIALIGATGFVGQAILEEALARGHHITAIARTTSKLPTHAQLRAVQQDVFNTATLTSLLAGHDGVINAYNGGWGNPNIYLDGVKAHTSIIQAATEAQIGYFLQVGGAGSMEIAPGHDLIDTPEFPAEYRQGALATREAYRLLKRQSTLPWTFLAPAPLLQPGERTGQYETTIDRSPLLITANPTISTADYALAVLDEIESHQHRQQRFSAYC; translated from the coding sequence ATGAAAATCGCACTGATTGGCGCAACAGGTTTTGTCGGCCAAGCCATTCTGGAGGAAGCACTGGCACGAGGCCACCACATCACCGCCATCGCCCGTACCACCAGCAAACTCCCCACACACGCTCAACTGCGTGCCGTTCAACAAGATGTGTTCAACACCGCCACACTGACATCGCTACTGGCGGGACATGATGGGGTGATCAATGCTTATAACGGCGGCTGGGGAAACCCCAATATTTACCTAGATGGTGTGAAAGCGCACACCAGCATCATTCAGGCGGCAACCGAAGCCCAGATCGGTTACTTCCTGCAAGTGGGTGGCGCAGGCAGCATGGAAATCGCACCCGGGCACGATCTGATCGACACACCAGAATTCCCGGCTGAGTACAGACAAGGTGCGCTTGCTACGCGTGAGGCGTATCGCCTGCTCAAGCGGCAATCGACGCTGCCTTGGACATTTCTGGCGCCCGCCCCGCTGCTGCAGCCCGGCGAACGCACCGGACAATATGAGACGACGATCGACCGCTCACCGCTGCTGATCACCGCAAACCCCACCATCAGCACGGCAGACTATGCATTGGCGGTGCTTGATGAAATCGAGTCACACCAGCATCGCCAGCAACGCTTCAGCGCCTATTGCTGA
- a CDS encoding SelT/SelW/SelH family protein, which translates to MKPIVRIEYCTQCHWLLRAAWMAQELLTTFDMELGGVTLVPGTGGVFQIAVDSTLIWDRKAEQGFPDIKLLKQRVRDMVAPDRALGHIDRPSVGDR; encoded by the coding sequence ATGAAACCAATCGTTCGAATCGAATATTGCACGCAGTGCCATTGGCTGCTGCGGGCTGCGTGGATGGCGCAGGAGCTGTTGACCACCTTTGACATGGAGCTGGGCGGCGTGACGCTGGTGCCTGGCACAGGGGGGGTGTTCCAGATTGCCGTCGATTCCACGCTGATCTGGGATCGTAAAGCTGAGCAAGGCTTTCCCGATATCAAACTTCTGAAGCAGCGCGTTCGCGATATGGTCGCACCTGACCGTGCCCTTGGGCATATTGATCGCCCCTCGGTTGGTGATCGGTGA
- a CDS encoding Tex family protein — MLKSIPQRLADELSAREVQVAAAIQLLDEGATVPFIARYRKEVTGGLDDTQLRTLEERLRYMRELEERRETVINSIEEQGKLTDELRHEILLADNKTRLEDLYLPYKPKRRTKAQIAREAGLQPLADGLLADPTQEPDALASQYVDADKGVADSKAALDGARQILMEQFAEDAELLGSLREHLWQQGVVWSAVAEGKQEEGAKFADYFDYNEPLKAIPSHRALALFRGRNESVLNVTLRLADEDPNTPRSATPNACEAMVASRFSIKDMGRAADRWLLDTVRMAWRVKIFLHLELELMNQLREAAEAEAIKVFSANLKDLLLAAPAGPKTTIGLDPGLRTGVKVAVVDKTGKLVDTTTIYPHAPRNDWDQSVAIIAALAAKHRAELISIGNGTASRETDKLVLDLLKRHPELKLQKLVVSEAGASVYSASELAAREFPELDVSLRGAVSIARRLQDPLAELVKIDPKSIGVGQYQHDVNQGELARTLGAVVEDCVNAVGVDVNTASVPLLTRVSGLTTSLANSIVAYRDANGAFRNRSELKKVPRLGEKTFEQAAGFLRVMAGDNPLDRSAVHPEAYPVVERIMAQCGRQIDSLIGDSAFLKKLNPGDFTDAQFGVPTIKDILTELDKPGRDPRPEFKTAEFKEGVEEISDLQPDMILEGVVTNVTNFGAFVDIGVHQDGLVHISALSDKFVKDPREVVKAGDVVKVKVLEVDAKRKRIALTMRLNDQAKSHATGEISRAPASQRDKQAVNRVNRDAGSTQSAMAAAFAKLKR, encoded by the coding sequence ATGTTGAAAAGCATTCCCCAGCGATTGGCTGATGAGCTCAGCGCACGAGAAGTACAGGTGGCTGCGGCCATTCAGTTATTGGACGAAGGCGCGACCGTGCCCTTCATCGCACGTTACCGTAAAGAGGTGACTGGCGGCCTGGATGACACACAGTTGCGCACGCTCGAAGAACGGTTGCGCTACATGCGTGAGCTGGAGGAACGCCGTGAGACAGTGATCAATTCGATCGAAGAGCAAGGCAAGCTGACAGATGAATTACGTCATGAAATCCTGTTGGCCGACAACAAGACCCGCCTGGAGGACTTGTACCTGCCTTATAAGCCCAAGCGCCGTACCAAGGCACAAATTGCCCGTGAGGCTGGCCTGCAGCCCTTGGCAGATGGTCTGCTGGCTGATCCGACCCAGGAGCCGGACGCCCTGGCCAGCCAATATGTGGATGCCGACAAGGGTGTGGCTGACAGCAAAGCGGCGCTGGATGGCGCACGCCAGATCCTGATGGAGCAGTTCGCTGAGGATGCCGAGCTGCTGGGCAGCCTGCGTGAGCACCTGTGGCAACAGGGCGTGGTGTGGTCCGCAGTGGCAGAGGGCAAGCAGGAGGAAGGGGCCAAGTTTGCCGATTATTTCGATTACAACGAGCCGCTAAAGGCGATCCCCTCACACCGTGCGCTGGCTTTGTTCCGTGGCCGCAATGAAAGTGTGCTGAACGTCACCCTGCGCTTGGCCGATGAAGACCCGAACACCCCTCGCTCGGCCACGCCGAATGCGTGCGAGGCGATGGTGGCCAGCCGTTTCAGCATCAAGGACATGGGCCGCGCGGCTGACCGCTGGTTGCTGGATACCGTGCGCATGGCGTGGCGGGTGAAGATCTTCCTGCATCTGGAGCTGGAGCTGATGAACCAGCTGCGTGAAGCCGCCGAAGCCGAAGCCATCAAGGTGTTCTCGGCCAATTTGAAAGACCTGCTGCTGGCCGCGCCTGCCGGCCCCAAGACCACCATTGGCCTCGACCCTGGTTTGCGCACAGGCGTGAAAGTGGCCGTGGTGGACAAGACTGGCAAACTGGTCGATACCACGACCATCTACCCGCATGCGCCGCGCAACGATTGGGACCAGTCGGTTGCCATCATCGCCGCGCTGGCAGCCAAACACCGCGCCGAGCTGATCAGCATCGGCAATGGCACCGCCAGCCGAGAGACGGACAAGCTGGTGCTGGATCTGCTGAAGCGTCACCCAGAGCTGAAGCTGCAGAAACTGGTGGTGTCTGAGGCAGGGGCCTCGGTTTACTCGGCATCAGAGCTGGCGGCACGTGAATTCCCCGAGCTGGATGTGAGCCTGCGTGGTGCGGTGTCGATTGCCCGGCGCCTGCAAGACCCGCTGGCCGAGTTGGTCAAGATCGACCCGAAATCCATCGGTGTCGGGCAATACCAACATGACGTGAATCAAGGGGAGCTGGCCCGCACATTGGGTGCGGTGGTAGAGGATTGCGTGAACGCAGTTGGTGTGGATGTCAACACCGCCTCAGTGCCATTGCTGACACGTGTATCCGGGCTGACCACCAGCCTGGCCAACAGCATCGTGGCCTATCGCGATGCGAATGGCGCCTTCCGTAACCGTAGCGAGCTTAAGAAGGTACCGCGCCTGGGGGAAAAGACCTTCGAACAGGCAGCGGGCTTTCTGCGCGTCATGGCGGGCGACAACCCATTGGATCGCTCTGCAGTGCACCCGGAAGCATACCCGGTGGTGGAGCGCATCATGGCGCAGTGTGGGCGCCAGATTGACAGTCTGATCGGTGATAGTGCCTTCCTGAAGAAACTCAACCCAGGTGATTTCACCGATGCGCAATTCGGCGTGCCGACCATCAAGGACATCCTGACCGAGTTGGACAAACCAGGGCGCGACCCCAGGCCGGAATTCAAGACTGCTGAATTCAAAGAAGGTGTGGAGGAGATCAGCGACCTGCAGCCGGACATGATTCTGGAAGGCGTGGTAACCAATGTCACCAATTTCGGCGCATTCGTGGATATTGGCGTGCACCAGGATGGCTTGGTGCATATCTCCGCGCTATCCGACAAATTCGTCAAAGACCCGCGTGAGGTGGTCAAGGCCGGTGATGTAGTCAAGGTGAAAGTGCTGGAGGTGGATGCCAAACGGAAGCGCATAGCACTGACCATGCGGCTCAATGATCAGGCCAAGTCCCATGCCACCGGTGAAATCAGCCGGGCACCTGCCAGCCAGCGTGACAAGCAGGCCGTCAATCGTGTCAACCGAGATGCAGGATCAACCCAGTCAGCCATGGCGGCAGCGTTTGCCAAGCTGAAGCGCTGA
- a CDS encoding HD domain-containing protein encodes MYISLISACEKRALKRTRTILDAYAIRTGTRSWMTPITHEGLQTLWWLLKRVASRHTAVACYRNDGHNRMKLLWIVGSSKPFGPEGHFPIGSTQRRRLPVHPSVRGLCLLAATAGVAHDLGKVIDTFQAKLWAAIAGKEPPGDPIRHEWVSMRLLQLLRTGIPLDQAWTVLAKPNRVCEEPRFFCDGLRSVDDVLDFSVATHHRLFGPRNSSVARPDASEHCHQERHVKEAAPLPADIVHRLARLQQRLQTHFAAQSVAGAERILSLLTRAALILADHAVSSQSYPGLPPRQPVLLANTRHVDKRRIANQPLGWHLQAVGDLAGKMALNLARLSLPGLQPDAIERILTPAPTSGRFAWQNEAVRCIQSIRQSSQQPVLVFNMARTGAGKTLVNAKMACAFSPRPRLAYALNLRTLTLQTGASLKRTWQLEDDELSVLIGEQVVARLHEQASASALAPDGGQADEPQWDYWVTGDMVELPAWLEGLERTYPRLPALLGSPILVSTVDFLIGAMSPGLQARHIIPLLRLIDSDLILDEIDSYTPIQLIAILGLIQVTAMLGRSVICASATLSLPVANSIHRAFQAGFTQRQKWQGIGEPSHTVVVNDLLPPHVMQANVPFEAAYQDCLGQLRAALPTIAYRRPTLLEVKERSESAWLDSIQEGAQRLHDHHAWTFRPCNRQISFGLVRVANIRTAIMVADFLAGKLPHAFVACYHAQDFLIQRHLKEHRLDTLLRRSHGQRHIEEDEEIRMKVAGSKYASIPFIVVATPVEEIGRDHDFDWAVIEPSSLHSVIQTAGRVNRHRLVSVQHPNVAILQFNRNWVGQQQDGPVFIRPGLEAANGGGRYKSADLAQLLDWSALHVLDNGVRFSPHHQMALDEDRLLQQQLDEPLKIITGEAGYNSCWMTQGFYHQFRLRAHEPMEQWLAERHEGQWRFIRQLEDGKSIPCEMGVLYTPARPNQWLAYSLDELHNACLTWGISTEQGLSVRLRVQSRYSPPCYDVSFGLYWRVQAALA; translated from the coding sequence ATGTACATTTCCTTGATTTCTGCGTGTGAGAAACGAGCCCTGAAACGGACGCGTACCATTTTGGACGCCTACGCGATCCGAACCGGTACCAGAAGCTGGATGACCCCCATCACTCACGAAGGATTGCAGACGTTGTGGTGGTTGCTGAAACGTGTTGCCAGCCGACATACCGCAGTGGCCTGTTACCGGAATGATGGCCACAATCGCATGAAGCTGCTCTGGATTGTGGGGTCAAGCAAACCGTTCGGGCCGGAGGGCCACTTTCCGATTGGCTCGACACAACGTCGTCGCCTGCCCGTTCATCCAAGTGTTCGCGGCTTATGCCTGCTGGCAGCTACAGCCGGGGTGGCACATGATTTGGGGAAGGTGATCGACACATTTCAGGCCAAGCTGTGGGCCGCCATTGCGGGTAAGGAGCCGCCTGGAGATCCGATTCGTCATGAATGGGTGTCGATGCGGCTATTGCAGTTGTTGCGCACGGGTATTCCTCTTGACCAGGCGTGGACGGTACTGGCCAAGCCAAACCGGGTCTGTGAGGAGCCCCGATTCTTTTGTGATGGGTTGCGGTCTGTTGACGATGTATTGGATTTTTCCGTTGCCACGCATCATCGCCTATTTGGCCCACGGAATTCGTCAGTGGCCCGTCCGGATGCTTCCGAGCATTGCCATCAAGAACGCCATGTGAAGGAAGCAGCCCCTTTGCCTGCTGATATCGTGCATCGGCTGGCTCGCTTGCAGCAGCGCCTGCAAACGCACTTTGCTGCGCAATCCGTGGCTGGGGCAGAGCGGATTCTGTCCCTGCTCACGCGGGCTGCTTTGATTCTTGCGGATCATGCCGTTTCATCACAATCCTATCCTGGTCTGCCGCCGCGCCAGCCTGTTTTGTTGGCTAATACCCGTCATGTCGATAAGAGACGTATCGCAAACCAACCATTGGGCTGGCATCTGCAGGCGGTGGGCGACTTGGCTGGGAAAATGGCGCTGAATCTGGCACGGTTGTCTTTGCCTGGTCTGCAGCCAGACGCAATAGAGCGCATACTGACGCCCGCCCCGACGAGTGGTCGGTTCGCTTGGCAGAATGAAGCAGTGCGGTGTATCCAGTCTATCCGACAGTCTTCGCAACAGCCGGTGTTGGTGTTTAATATGGCACGGACGGGTGCGGGCAAGACCTTGGTCAATGCCAAAATGGCGTGTGCGTTTTCACCGCGCCCTCGTCTGGCCTATGCGCTCAATCTGCGGACCTTGACCTTGCAGACGGGCGCTAGCTTGAAACGGACTTGGCAGCTTGAGGACGATGAATTATCGGTTTTGATCGGTGAGCAGGTCGTTGCGCGTTTACACGAGCAGGCCAGCGCCTCTGCATTGGCCCCGGATGGTGGACAGGCCGATGAACCGCAATGGGACTATTGGGTGACTGGCGATATGGTGGAATTGCCCGCGTGGCTGGAAGGGTTGGAACGGACCTATCCTAGGCTGCCTGCGTTGTTGGGCAGCCCTATTCTTGTGTCCACCGTCGATTTTCTGATCGGGGCGATGTCGCCTGGATTGCAAGCGCGCCACATCATCCCATTATTGCGGTTGATCGATAGCGATTTGATTTTGGATGAAATCGACAGTTATACCCCTATACAGTTGATCGCCATTCTGGGGTTGATCCAGGTGACGGCTATGCTGGGCAGGAGTGTGATTTGTGCATCTGCAACTTTATCGTTGCCGGTTGCAAACAGCATTCATCGGGCCTTTCAAGCTGGATTCACACAACGGCAAAAGTGGCAGGGGATAGGTGAGCCATCGCATACCGTCGTTGTCAATGATTTGTTGCCGCCTCATGTCATGCAGGCCAATGTGCCCTTTGAGGCAGCCTATCAGGATTGTCTGGGTCAGCTAAGGGCAGCTTTGCCCACGATTGCCTATCGGCGTCCCACCTTATTGGAGGTGAAGGAGCGCTCGGAATCTGCATGGTTGGATTCGATTCAGGAGGGTGCGCAGAGACTCCATGATCATCATGCCTGGACATTCCGGCCCTGCAATCGCCAGATATCATTTGGGTTGGTCAGGGTGGCCAATATCCGGACGGCAATCATGGTTGCGGATTTCCTGGCAGGCAAATTGCCGCATGCTTTTGTGGCTTGTTACCACGCACAGGACTTTTTGATCCAACGTCATTTGAAGGAGCACCGGCTCGACACCTTGTTGCGGCGAAGTCATGGGCAGCGCCATATCGAGGAGGATGAGGAGATCAGGATGAAAGTTGCTGGCAGCAAGTATGCCAGCATCCCCTTTATTGTGGTGGCCACCCCGGTTGAGGAGATTGGCCGTGACCACGATTTCGATTGGGCCGTCATCGAGCCATCCAGCCTGCACTCCGTCATTCAAACGGCTGGTCGGGTGAATCGGCATCGGCTTGTCTCGGTGCAGCACCCCAATGTAGCGATCTTGCAGTTCAATCGGAACTGGGTAGGGCAACAACAGGATGGCCCGGTGTTCATCCGCCCGGGTTTGGAAGCGGCAAATGGCGGAGGTCGGTACAAAAGTGCAGATCTGGCGCAGCTGTTGGATTGGTCTGCTCTGCATGTGCTTGATAATGGCGTTCGCTTCTCGCCTCACCATCAGATGGCGCTAGACGAGGATCGCTTGCTACAACAGCAACTTGATGAGCCGCTGAAGATCATAACGGGTGAAGCGGGATATAACTCATGTTGGATGACACAAGGGTTCTACCATCAGTTTCGCTTGAGGGCGCATGAGCCGATGGAGCAATGGCTTGCTGAGCGTCATGAAGGGCAATGGCGATTCATACGCCAGCTTGAGGACGGCAAATCCATCCCGTGCGAAATGGGCGTCCTCTATACACCCGCTCGCCCGAATCAATGGCTGGCCTACTCGTTGGACGAGCTACATAATGCGTGCCTGACCTGGGGGATTTCCACGGAGCAAGGCCTGTCGGTCAGACTGAGGGTGCAATCGCGTTACTCTCCACCCTGTTATGACGTGTCATTCGGGCTGTACTGGCGTGTGCAAGCAGCCTTGGCGTGA